From one Lycium barbarum isolate Lr01 chromosome 6, ASM1917538v2, whole genome shotgun sequence genomic stretch:
- the LOC132644081 gene encoding uncharacterized protein LOC132644081, whose amino-acid sequence MNGAVEAANKNIKKILRKITDSHRQWHEKLSHALLGYRTTARTSTGATPYMLVYGSEAVIPAEVEIPSLRIIQDVGLDDAEWIRSRHEQLMLIDEKRMDADEAKEKFAPNWKGPYVVHRVLSRGALILAEMDGKVSTKPINSDSVKKYYI is encoded by the exons atgaatggagcggTCGAGGCAGcaaataagaacatcaagaagatcTTAAGGAAGATAACAGACAGTCACAGGCAGTGGCATGAAAAGTTGTCGCATGCTTTGCTTGGTTACCGTACCACGGCTAGAACATCCACAGGAGCAACTCCTTATATGTTGGTCTATGGTTCCGAAGCTGTGATACCCGCAGAAGTAGAGATACCTTCTCTAAGGATTATCCAAGATGTTGGTTTGGACGATGCAGAATGGATACGTAGTAGACACGAAcagttgatgctcattgatgagaAAAGGATGGACGCG GACGAAGCAAAAGAGAAGTTCGCACCGAATTGGAAAGGTCCATACGTGGTTCATCGAGTGCTTTCAAGAGGAGCATTGATTTTGGCAGAAATGGATGGTAAAGTGAGCACGAAGCCCATCAACTCAGACTCGGTCAAGAAGTACTACATCTGA